aagtattctaggatgtatttcaccaGGCCCCACCAACTTGAAGACATCAAACttttctaagggtttgtctacactttaAAATTTTGCggtggcgcagctgcagcggtGCAGTtgagctgctgtagtgcttcagtgaagacagtATCCACCCAGATGGGAGGGTTTCTCCCAccagcataggtactccacctccctgagaggcagtaggtcaatgggagagcactgtCTACACGACAGGTTAGGTTGGTATAGTTATGTGTCTCggtgtagaccaggactaagcaattcttaacttgttctttccctattttagcctcataTCCTACTCCATTTActatgttcactatgttagtcgtCCGATCACAGCTAACCTCTTTTGTGAAAACCGAaataaaaaaggcatttaacacttcagCCATTGCTTCACTGTCTGtaattgtctttccctcctccttgagtaatgggcctactctgtccttggtcttcctcttggtTCTAATGTATTTGGAAAATatcttcttgttactcttcatgttcctagctagtttaatcttgttttgtgccttggcctttctacttttgtccctacatgcttatgttttttttttttatattaatcctttgtaatttgacttaatttccactttttgtatgactcttttttgagtttcaggtcaaaaatgttgaaatgttcctTCTGACATTTTCAGAACGGATTGTTTcaattgttttgtttcaaaacatcttttcattttgaaattttatcttatttttttaaatcaaaatcaaaaCGAAACCTTTCGTTTTCAtgagaatgaaatgttttgattgacccaaaattatttttttcaacattttcatttagtGAGAAATTTCAAGTTGTTTTATTCTGATTCGGaaccaaaataaattttgaaCTATCAGAACTTCCCATGGAACAGAAACTTTGTGTTTCAACCAGAGCTACTGAAAACACAACCTAAATGTTACCTAAAGGCTCAgtaaccagaaggcaaataaaaatagctcaaatatattatttaaaataaaaatctcttttttttttttaaggcctgattcatgatttctGAATGGTTGGCAATGCTGAATGAAgttcaatattttaaataaattaaaaagctgATTTAACATGGCACTGTATAAGTcttgatttttaatttaattgtattcATCATTTCATTTTTGCCTCCCTTCACGTTTAGATACTCTTAGCAAGTTTTTAAATGTTGCAACACACTGTAGTAAGAAAATTGCATCTGTTAGAAGTGGACCTGATTAGAACGAGAATACCAGAACTTTGGCAAAGTTCCGATCCTAATCAAACTAACATTGCAACTCTGATCTATTTCTAATTCACACCAAacactgttttgatttttttaaacataatttctAACTATGATGGTTTGATAAGCAAAGTATAATGGAAttaccttcttcttcttctattttGGCATAATTCTGCCAATACTGTTGGCCTCTATAAAAAATTTTGTGGGCATGTGATGAGGGATTTTATGATCAGCTCTTTGTTTTCCGTAGAAAATGCTTGTGTCTCTTCAGTGACTTGACTTGCTTAATTCTGTTTATGGCTGTAtgagaaaatatttgtttcaagTCTAATCTGTATACATGTAGGAgttcaatatattcattattTGATAGCTCTCCTTATATTTCCTCCTTTCCATTCTATGAAGGACCCGAGAGCACAGGTAACAGATTCACAGCAGATCAGCAATTAAGCAGAAGGCAGGcagctgccctgggctccaggAAGGGCGGTGGCCAGTTACAATCAGGCACAGACATTTTCTGAGCAAAGTGAAAGTGGTTTTCCTTTTTCTCGTATGTGCTATGGCGACAACAAAGCAGGTAAAAGATCTCCAAGAGGCTGTTATCTGTTCCATTTGCCTGGATTATTTTAACGATCCGGTGATTCTCAAGTGCGGGCACAATTTCTGCCGATCCTGCATCACTCAGTACCTGAAGGACTCCAAAAACTCCCCTCCCTattcctgccctcagtgcagagaagcCTTCGGGGAAGGAGAATTGCAGCCTAACTGGCAGCTGAGGAATGTAGTTGATGTAGCAAAAAAAATCCCAGAGCCAAGGGGGAAGAAAGCGTGTGAAAAACATGAGGAGATTTTGAAACTCTTCTGTGAAGTggatcaaacccccatctgtgtgGTGTGCAGAGAGTCCCGCAGTCACAAAGAACACTCTGTGGTGCCTATCGAGGAGGCTGCCCTGGATTACAAGGTAAGAATTAGTCATTTTTGCATTTGGAATGCATCCCAGCCAAGGCATGCTCGAACAATTCAGAACAGAGCCATCTGAGAAATATAAAACTAGCAACGTAATAAAACTAGCTTCCTACAATCACACGGTAGAaaaacagaagggattttatacAAGAAGAATGTTGAGGAGAGATGTTTTTAAGGCCTGCTCTATCTATGGTGCTTATAGTGATCTAATGttgtcagttaggggtgtgatttattttttttttaacgaaatagttataccagcaaaacccTAGTGTGAATACAAGTTGTACAAAGGTGCCTTATGGCAGGAATGCTTGCTTTTCTTTCCATACAGGAATCAGCTATATACACTTTTATACAGGTATAACTACACCCACACTAGCAGGGCTGTATGGCTTTAATAAGTAGTGTATTTAATAttcttgaaaatataaataaaatggagGGAAAATCCTCCAAAAACACCAAAACTAAACCAGTTTTTCTTTTGTTAGGCCCAGATTCAGAGCCGTTTGGACATTTTGAAGAAAGAGAGAGTAAAGATTCTGTCATTTAAATTGAGTGGGGAAAATGAAAGCCAGGAACTGCAGGTAGGTGCCGTTATTATTCTGAAGGAAATGTGCACAGAGACGTTATCTCTGCTCTGCTTTGTCTGAGTAACATAAGAAGAATTGTTCCCTGCAATGAAATACTGACTTATTTATCCTCATTGTAAAGAAAAACTCTTCTGGTTTAATTGAGAGTAAGCAGGAAAATGGAACATTAAAGAAAGTTTTTTAATAAtccaaatatttccattgataatgtGATTAATTTGATTAGCTAACAGTAGGTTAGCCTTTAATCTTTCAAATAGAactgttttgaaatttttcaaccatAAAAGTGTCCTGCAGAAAAATGGGGTgtagtaggggggaaaaaaatccccctGGGAAAATgtcatttgcaaaaaaaaaaaataataataataattgcagTTTTTTTGACAGGAAATGTCAGAATgaacaaaaatgtttattttcatttcaaacagatacttttcattttggttttaaaaacctgaacatttttcGAAATTTCTAGTTTGATTTTTATCTCTTTGTTTTCCCCTTGACTCCGTTTTGCCACTGagtacaataaaatgaataatttcTAAGGGTTTTTTCTCttagtttttccttttctttttgccaCTTTTCTAAAATGGGAGAAGTTTTGAAGAGTTACAGAGAGAAGGGAATAAAAGGAAAATGGGGTCTATGTGGAAATGGACATTTTAGAAAAAACGGGAAACAAAAATGTGAAAATTTTCTAAAAGTTATTTCAAgatatttttcaaacaaattaaAAGTTGCCCCATTTTGAAcactgaaaaatggaaacaactttgaaatttcaacATTTATTGTAAATTCCTTCCCCATTTTTTGACTTTAATTTCAACAGACCTAACCACCACAGGACAGTGAGGGCAGCTGCTCTAGAAATCTCCTGCCCCAGAGAAGGCTGGTCACTTAAAGCCTAATCAAACCCCTAACGAAGTCATTGGAAAGATTTATATTGATTTTGGTGAGCTGAGAAACAGGCCCTTAGTGATATTCCTGCTCAATGTTGCCGTGAAGATGAATTGGGTTCTAAATATGATGTAAGTTTCTTGCTCCTAGGGTATCAGGAGCTAGAGTGCTTTAGAAAGAGCACGAATTGGTGGGCTTCTGTCCAGTTCACATGCGCACGTTTCTAAGTGCCTTGCAAACTCAGATTTGAACATGGAAATAGGTGTCTTGCCAGCCTCCCAATTTGTGCTCAGAATCCCTGTGTGGATTAAAACTGGAGATTTATGATGTGACAAAATGTATGTATTCTAAACTGTCCATTCAAAACTCGTCAGAGCAATTGTTGGTGCTCTAATTTTAAAGCCTGTTTTAGAAACATGGCCCTATATATCTAGATATATTTTGTGGAGAGCCTCTGTTCCCCAGTTCAAGTCTAGTGCTTCTTAGTTTGGGTTATCTTTGCTCCCCAGAAATAATCCTTGCCTGTCTAGTTCTATATCCCACACCTGTTGTCCTTCCTGTTATTAGAAGGATCTGGTTTTCTAGAATATTCTAATAATGCAAGATACATTCATATTCTAAACACCAGTTAGGACTCTTGAAAATCTATTGAAAAACCATCTGTCTCCTGAGCATAGAGTATGTTCTCCATAAAATGTCAGAAGTTAAATTCTACGCGGTTGCAATGACATGCTCCCGTGTGCATACATAAGGCTTTATAAAATGTCCCATAACTCACTCCGTGTTCCTGTCCTTGACTTGTGCTTTCCCTGTTCGCATCTCTTCATTTCAGAAACAGCTAGAAACTGAGAAGCAGAtgattgtgtctgaatttcagcaactgcgcCAGTTtctggaggaacaagagcgactcctgctggcccagctggaagAGCTGAATAAGGCAATTGAAAAGAGGAGGGCTGAGTATGTTACCAAAGTATCTGAGGAAATATCTTCTTTTAATCACCTGATCAGTGAGatggagcagaagtgccagcagccagtgaatgaattcctgcaggtgagacagTGTTAGAAACACCCTGGGACCTTTCACAGTTAAAGAAAGTCTCCTCACTCTTCACTTTTGGAGTGTAGGAGTGAAAGGTCAGAACATACAGTATTGctaaaatatacattatttttccTTTAGGGCTTGATCaaatgcccattaaagtcaatggaaacataCTCCTTGAGTACAATGGGCATtggatttagtcctaaatggaaaaaaaattctttgtttGAATTCTAGTGGGAGAAGACGCCTCCAAAAACGGCAAATTCCAAACTCTGTTCTCCCTGTGTCCTAATGCAAGAACAAAGGGACATTCAATAAAATTAGAAGGTGACAAATTCAAATGAACACGTTTTCTCACATCACGTAATtaggctgtggaactcattgccaccgGATGTCGTTGAGACCGAGCATTTAGCAAAACTCAAAAAGTgattggatatttatatggataacaagaatatgcaGAGtaatattaaacctcatgcttcattGCTTCAGCCAGTCGCTAACTGTTAGAGAGCAGGATGAGACTGTGGGGGGCagattcttacaccttcctctgaagcatctggcactgtccacctttggagacagaatactgaccagatggacctcaggtctgatccagtctggtatTTTCTGTGTGCCAGACGCTAACTCCAAAAGATGAAAGATGGAACCAGTCTCTAATTATGGAAATAGCCAAGATTGAGCTGAGCTTCCATTTTAAACCTGATTTTGACAATCTTCCTACATGCcacaaaaaagggaaaatattggCCTCAAAATTGATAATGAGCTCTGAGGCTGTGGTGATTTTGTCTGTCAGAATTGAAGTTAGTTAGGGAAGCTGTTCATTACTTATGGTAGCCTGAAAGTATAAGTAGTTGTTAGAATTCCAAAAGCCTTCTAAcgattttaattttcaaaaagtgtCTCTAACTAGCAAATAAGAAAGAAGGTGAGAAATAAAACGTAACATCCTGGACTTCTCCAGCTGATATCTAGGGTCAAATTCTCTGTTGCGACCAATATCTGATGTGGGCAGCATTCTTCACTCCTCAGATTTCTTGCATTGAACCTTGGGTGTAGGACAGTGAATGGCTCTCTGTTACTCTGTAACCCACACCCATTGTTCTCACCCAGCCCTAGCTTCCTATGGCTGTCAAGAAGTCCACAGGACGGGCCTTCAGAATACTTGTGGGCGAGTGGGGAGAGAGTTTACAGCATgagggcagcacagcatggaggCATCCCTCCCTCTGGACCCACTGGAGTCTGCAGGAGGGGATCTTCCCCAAACCTGTGAGTGTTCGGGAGATCTTTGTTCAACACATCACAAGACTGAGCCCTCTGATTCCATGTGTCAGGTGGTTATTCGAATGTTGTTACATGAAGAGCTAGTGTGCCTCCACATATAAACTTcctgggcccagatcctgaacTTACAGCACGTTTCCAAAGGAGCAAAGGCAGCACGTTcaaagtttttgtttgtgttaataAATAACAAGTAATTTCACTTTGAACCTCAAACTGTGAAGACCAAGTGAGtcccctccagagcaggagaGATCCTTAGTGTGCAATATAGGACTGAATTTCCTTTCATCTTTCTCCTCTAGGACATCAAAGGCACCTTGAGGAGGTAGGTGGCTCCTTCTTACTCTCCCTTTCACTTCCCAATGCAGGGAAGGGATTTTGGACATAAGGCCTGGCTCCCCATGGTCCAGGAGTGTAGAGTGTGGGGCTGGTTCCCAATCTCCCTCTATTAAATCTAATCTTGGGGCTCTTGTCACTTTTACTAGACTCCAGAGTAGACCAGCCTGAGAAAAGAGTTATTTGCCTGCAGACAGGGTTGTTGTTTATAGTGTAGCTGGTGGAATGGAGACATCAGGAGATTGGGGATGGAGAATGGGTCTCTCATTTCTAGGTCATAGACTCCAAACTCCACCTAGGTTGGTAGTGATGGAAAGGTGGTACAATCTGCTGACTATTCAATGAGCTCTTTATTAATTGAACTCACGGCAGAATAAGAAACAATCAGTGTGCTTGGCATGGCAACAGAGATCATGGAAGAGACATTCCCTGCTCTGAGGAGTTTATAATGTGCTATTATCAGTAGTACTATGGCAGTGCCTAGAGACTCAAGGTAAAATCAGGACCCAacatgctgggtgctgcacagacacacagaaagagacagtccctgccccaatgagtttatagtctaaatagacacaaGAGACAAAGGGCGGAGGGAGGAAGGATTAAAATCAATTGAAGGGgacattcaataaagacaaagtgctgcactttggaaggaaaaatcaaatgtacaactacaaaatggggattaACTGACTAGGCAGCTGTACTGCAGAAAAACATCTGGGGGTTCAAGTGGATCACACATTGAAGGAGTCGGCAGTGCGATGctcttgtgaaaaaggcaaatgtcattgtGGGATATTGTCACAGGTTGCTGTATTCACCGCAGGTGCTGCCTTGTCCTggctgttctggggattagctctcttcCAGGGCCAACCCCTCCCCTTGCCGTCTCTCCCCcgttgtctctctctcactctgcagcCTCATCTCTcgctccaggagctgcagctttcTCTTTGTGACTCAATCCTGCAGCCAGATCACTGAATGGTTTCCCCTTTCTGGGGTATAGAGTCTCACTGGTCCCACTGTCCAGGCAATACCACTccatcag
The window above is part of the Chrysemys picta bellii isolate R12L10 chromosome 12, ASM1138683v2, whole genome shotgun sequence genome. Proteins encoded here:
- the LOC101950277 gene encoding E3 ubiquitin-protein ligase TRIM41-like gives rise to the protein MATTKQVKDLQEAVICSICLDYFNDPVILKCGHNFCRSCITQYLKDSKNSPPYSCPQCREAFGEGELQPNWQLRNVVDVAKKIPEPRGKKACEKHEEILKLFCEVDQTPICVVCRESRSHKEHSVVPIEEAALDYKAQIQSRLDILKKERVKILSFKLSGENESQELQKQLETEKQMIVSEFQQLRQFLEEQERLLLAQLEELNKAIEKRRAEYVTKVSEEISSFNHLISEMEQKCQQPVNEFLQDIKGTLRRCERKKFQNPVAFSSELKWRIWESSQRNMSVETIMKKFKDSLSSRQRLDKANVTLDPDTAHPNLILSADQKRVRWGDAGQALPDDNPERFDTELCVLGCEGFTSGRHYWEVEMEGRGLCAVGVARGSVSRKGQINFTHEQGIWAVQGGGDRYRALTSPQQFIPLSLSRAPRRIRVYLDCEGGRVALFNAGCGDPIFTFPPASFAGERIRPFFWAVVSVRLL